From the Simkaniaceae bacterium genome, one window contains:
- a CDS encoding HPr family phosphocarrier protein, translated as MTTHQKLTSTFVVLNDKGLHTRPATELVKCASSFKAHISLIYQEFTVNAKSLLGILMLAAARGAKIRVEAEGIDADTAIEALTALAKNKFHVQY; from the coding sequence ATGACGACTCACCAAAAATTAACAAGTACTTTTGTTGTCTTAAATGATAAAGGTTTGCATACACGTCCGGCAACAGAGCTTGTGAAATGTGCATCCTCGTTCAAGGCGCATATTTCATTAATTTATCAGGAATTCACTGTAAATGCTAAATCGCTTTTGGGTATTTTAATGCTAGCTGCAGCGAGAGGGGCAAAAATTCGCGTTGAAGCAGAAGGCATTGATGCCGATACGGCAATTGAGGCTCTGACTGCTCTGGCTAAAAATAAGTTCCACGTTCAGTATTAA
- a CDS encoding class I SAM-dependent methyltransferase translates to MEKISPYHPFWLDLLSCSYFPHPIAFLKTVSLLWNVKIKTIAEIGVYRGISSIYLRQLFPEAHLYLIDPWEIYSDYKNEEAAAPTQDKEVMEKAYHMVISLFGNDPQTTIMRHTSQEASDLIAEPIDLILIDGNHSYSYVKQDITLWQPKIRSGGLIAGHDYNSLFPGVMRAVDEAFNENIVFGPNNYWIHQKLINTERGTYF, encoded by the coding sequence ATGGAAAAGATCAGCCCATATCACCCATTTTGGCTCGACCTGCTTTCCTGCAGCTATTTTCCCCATCCGATAGCTTTCTTAAAAACGGTCTCACTCTTATGGAATGTCAAAATTAAAACGATTGCTGAAATTGGAGTCTATCGGGGTATTTCCTCTATCTATCTCAGGCAACTTTTCCCGGAAGCGCACCTCTATCTGATTGATCCTTGGGAAATTTATTCCGATTATAAAAATGAGGAGGCTGCAGCACCTACACAAGACAAAGAAGTTATGGAAAAGGCCTATCACATGGTTATTTCTCTATTCGGAAATGACCCTCAAACAACAATCATGCGACACACTTCACAAGAAGCGTCCGATCTCATTGCCGAACCCATTGATCTCATTCTTATTGACGGCAATCACAGCTATTCTTACGTAAAACAAGATATTACATTATGGCAACCTAAGATCAGATCAGGTGGATTGATCGCAGGACATGACTATAACTCTTTATTTCCCGGGGTCATGCGGGCAGTTGACGAAGCATTTAATGAAAATATTGTTTTCGGTCCTAACAATTACTGGATTCATCAAAAATTGATTAATACTGAACGTGGAACTTATTTTTAG
- the rpiA gene encoding ribose 5-phosphate isomerase A yields MNEDGKKACGYQAANLIQNNMKVGIGTGSTVYYFIERLLQRCEEGLCIQAAFSSEKSRKQALEGKITPIKNDLFTELDITIDGADEIDRYKNMIKGGGGALLREKMLASSSRHMIVVVDESKCVDSIGACKLPIEICPFAYTATIFKINALGLKGEIRTSSDHTFYLTDGGNYIYDLHPLLKIPDPQSLHMQLITIPGVIETGLFYHLADRVLIGKNNGQVEEKTNL; encoded by the coding sequence TTGAACGAAGATGGAAAAAAAGCTTGTGGTTATCAAGCCGCTAATTTGATTCAGAATAACATGAAAGTAGGCATTGGAACGGGCTCAACAGTCTATTACTTTATTGAGCGCCTCCTTCAAAGATGTGAAGAAGGTCTATGTATTCAAGCTGCATTCAGTTCTGAGAAATCGCGCAAACAAGCTCTTGAAGGAAAAATCACTCCTATTAAAAATGACCTATTTACGGAACTTGATATCACGATTGATGGTGCAGATGAAATCGATCGATATAAAAACATGATTAAAGGTGGTGGTGGTGCGCTTCTCCGAGAGAAAATGCTTGCCTCTTCGAGCCGGCATATGATTGTTGTGGTTGATGAGTCAAAGTGTGTTGACTCTATCGGCGCTTGCAAGCTTCCGATAGAAATTTGCCCATTTGCCTACACTGCAACCATTTTTAAAATCAATGCCCTCGGATTAAAAGGTGAAATCCGCACTTCATCCGATCACACATTTTATCTGACTGATGGTGGCAACTATATTTACGATTTGCACCCTCTCCTAAAAATCCCCGATCCCCAATCTCTTCATATGCAATTGATCACCATTCCGGGAGTCATTGAAACCGGTCTCTTCTATCACCTTGCCGATCGAGTTTTAATTGGAAAAAACAATGGCCAAGTTGAAGAAAAAACTAACTTATAA
- a CDS encoding bifunctional nuclease family protein, protein MSSNELIPLSCHKIMQSNIYTLFLLDAEEKKFAIYTEPKVGEDIEDYLSDETSKRPKTHELLNSVLNSLDVKPLQVLIYDVQDTIYFAKLFLEHKSKTKKTILEIDARPSDCLVLAIYNNIPIFCTKELLDKTVEVEN, encoded by the coding sequence ATGTCAAGTAATGAACTCATCCCCCTTTCATGTCACAAAATCATGCAATCCAATATCTACACTTTATTTTTACTGGATGCCGAGGAAAAAAAATTTGCAATTTATACTGAACCAAAGGTAGGAGAAGACATTGAAGATTATCTCTCGGATGAAACCTCAAAACGCCCAAAGACACATGAACTTCTCAACTCAGTATTAAATAGCTTAGATGTCAAACCCCTTCAAGTTTTGATCTATGATGTTCAAGATACTATCTATTTTGCAAAACTTTTTTTAGAACATAAATCTAAAACAAAAAAAACGATATTAGAGATTGATGCACGCCCAAGCGACTGCCTAGTTTTAGCTATTTACAATAATATCCCTATCTTCTGCACAAAAGAGCTTTTAGACAAAACAGTCGAAGTTGAAAATTAA